A region of Arabidopsis thaliana chromosome 5, partial sequence DNA encodes the following proteins:
- the RR21 gene encoding response regulator 21: MASAQSFYNQSSVLKINVMVVDDDHVFLDIMSRMLQHSKYRVIAVDDPKKALSTLKIQRDNIDLIITDYYMPGMNGLQLKKQITQEFGNLPVLVMSSDTNKEEESLSCGAMGFIPKPIHPTDLTKIYQFALSNKRNGKSTLSTEQNHKDADVSVPQQITLVPEQADVLKTKRKNCSFKSDSRTVNSTNGSCVSTDGSRKNRKRKPNGGPSDDGESMSQPAKKKKIQWTDSLHDLFLQAIRHIGLDKAVPKKILAFMSVPYLTRENVASHLQKYRIFLRRVAEQGLYSMLSDRGIDSMFRQTHIKEPYFNYYTPSTSWYDTRLNNRSFYSKPVHGFGQSKLLSTTREPVCFNQMPYNYMNRSSTYEPHRIGSGSNLTLPIQSNLSFPNQPSQNEERRSFFEPPVMANKIAQTSQVLGFGQLGPSAISGHNFNNNMTSRYGSLIPSQPGPSHFSYGMQSFLNNENVTYNPQPPANATTQPNLDELPQLENLNLYNDFGNTSELPYNISNFQFDDNKHQQGEADPTKFELPAAKFSTELNHEDDGDWTFVNINQGQSNGETSNTIASPETNTPILNINHNQNQGQDVPEFNDWSFLDPQELVDDDFMNSLFNNDMN, from the exons ATGGCTTCTGCTCAATCTTTCTACAACCAAAGCTCTGTCTTGAAAATCAATGTCATGGTTGTGGACGATGATCATGTTTTCCTTGATATCATGTCACGCATGCTTCAACACTCCAAATACAGAg TTATAGCTGTAGACGATCCGAAGAAAGCATTATCTACTCTAAAAATTCAACGAGACAATATAGATCTCATAATCACAGATTATTATATGCCTGGTATGAACGGTTTACaactcaaaaaacaaatcactcAGGAATTTGGAAATTTACCGGTCTTAG TTATGTCATCGGACACCAACAAAGAAGAGGAGAGTTTAAGTTGTGGAGCGATGGGTTTCATTCCAAAACCCATACATCCTACTGACTTAACAAAGATTTACCAGTTTGCTTTAAGCAACAAGAGGAACGGTAAGTCAACACTATCGACCGAGCAAAACCACAAGGACGCAGATGTTAGTGTCCCTCAGCAAATCACGTTGGTTCCTGAGCAAGCTGACGTCTTAAAGACCAAGAGGAAGAACTGCTCATTTAAATCGGATTCAAGAACCGTGAACAGTACAAATGGAAGTTGTGTTAGTACGGATGGTTcaagaaaaaatcgaaaaagaaaacccaACGGTGGTCCTAGTGATGATGGCGAGTCTATGTCGCAACCcgcgaaaaagaaaaagattcagTGGACGGATTCTCTTCACGACCTATTCTTACAGGCTATCCGACATATTGGTCTTGATA AGGCGGTGCCAAAAAAGATCCTAGCGTTCATGAGCGTACCATACTTGACAAGAGAGAACGTAGCCAGCCATTTACAG AAATATCGGATATTCTTGAGAAGAGTTGCGGAGCAGGGTTTGTATAGCATGTTGTCGGATAGAGGCATAGACTCGATGTTTCGACAAACTCACATTAAGGAGCCGTACTTCAACTATTACACACCATCTACTTCTTGGTATGACACAAGGCTTAACAATAGATCATTCTATTCCAAACCCGTACATGGCTTTGGACAGTCTAAACTCTTGTCCACAACACGTGAGCCCGTCTGCTTCAACCAGATGCCTTACAACTACATGAACCGGTCATCCACCTATGAGCCGCACCGTATTGGATCTGGATCAAACTTGACGCTGCCCATCCAGAGCAACCTCAGTTTCCCAAACCAACCATCTCAaaacgaagaaagaagaagctttttcGAACCACCCGTGATGGCAAACAAAATCGCCCAAACATCTCAAGTTCTTGGGTTTGGACAACTTGGACCGTCAGCTATCAGTGGTCATAATTTCAACAATAACATGACGAGTAGATATGGAAGTTTGATTCCGAGCCAACCGGGACCTAGCCACTTCTCCTATGGGATGCAATCGTTCTTAAACAATGAGAACGTAACATATAACCCTCAGCCACCTGCCAATGCAACTACACAGCCAAATCTTGATGAACTTCCTCAACTGGAGAATCTCAACTTATACAATGATTTCGGCAACACTAGTGAGCTTCCTTACAACATAAGTAACTTTCAATTCGATGACAACAAG CATCAACAAGGAGAAGCGGATCCCACCAAATTTGAGCTCCCAGCTGCAAAATTTTCGACTGAACTGAATCATGAAGACGATGGTGACTGGACCTTCGTGAACATAAACCAG GGTCAATCTAATGGAGAAACATCGAACACTATTGCTTCTCCGGAGACTAATACTCCAATTTTGAACATTAACCATAATCAGAATCAG GGACAAGATGTTCCAGAGTTTAACGATTGGTCGTTTTTGGATCCACAG GAATTGGTTGATGACGACTTCATGAACTCTCTGTTCAACAATGACATGAATTGA
- the RR21 gene encoding response regulator 21 (response regulator 21 (RR21); FUNCTIONS IN: two-component response regulator activity, sequence-specific DNA binding transcription factor activity; INVOLVED IN: cytokinin mediated signaling pathway, regulation of transcription; LOCATED IN: chloroplast; CONTAINS InterPro DOMAIN/s: Response regulator, plant B-type (InterPro:IPR017053), CheY-like (InterPro:IPR011006), Homeodomain-like (InterPro:IPR009057), Myb, DNA-binding (InterPro:IPR014778), Signal transduction response regulator, receiver domain (InterPro:IPR001789), Myb-like DNA-binding domain, SHAQKYF class (InterPro:IPR006447), Homeodomain-related (InterPro:IPR012287); BEST Arabidopsis thaliana protein match is: response regulator 13 (TAIR:AT2G27070.1); Has 1807 Blast hits to 1807 proteins in 277 species: Archae - 0; Bacteria - 0; Metazoa - 736; Fungi - 347; Plants - 385; Viruses - 0; Other Eukaryotes - 339 (source: NCBI BLink).), translated as MASAQSFYNQSSVLKINVMVVDDDHVFLDIMSRMLQHSKYRDPSVMEIAVIAVDDPKKALSTLKIQRDNIDLIITDYYMPGMNGLQLKKQITQEFGNLPVLVMSSDTNKEEESLSCGAMGFIPKPIHPTDLTKIYQFALSNKRNGKSTLSTEQNHKDADVSVPQQITLVPEQADVLKTKRKNCSFKSDSRTVNSTNGSCVSTDGSRKNRKRKPNGGPSDDGESMSQPAKKKKIQWTDSLHDLFLQAIRHIGLDKAVPKKILAFMSVPYLTRENVASHLQKYRIFLRRVAEQGLYSMLSDRGIDSMFRQTHIKEPYFNYYTPSTSWYDTRLNNRSFYSKPVHGFGQSKLLSTTREPVCFNQMPYNYMNRSSTYEPHRIGSGSNLTLPIQSNLSFPNQPSQNEERRSFFEPPVMANKIAQTSQVLGFGQLGPSAISGHNFNNNMTSRYGSLIPSQPGPSHFSYGMQSFLNNENVTYNPQPPANATTQPNLDELPQLENLNLYNDFGNTSELPYNISNFQFDDNKHQQGEADPTKFELPAAKFSTELNHEDDGDWTFVNINQGQSNGETSNTIASPETNTPILNINHNQNQGQDVPEFNDWSFLDPQELVDDDFMNSLFNNDMN; from the exons ATGGCTTCTGCTCAATCTTTCTACAACCAAAGCTCTGTCTTGAAAATCAATGTCATGGTTGTGGACGATGATCATGTTTTCCTTGATATCATGTCACGCATGCTTCAACACTCCAAATACAGAg ATCCATCAGTTATGGAGATCGCAGTTATAGCTGTAGACGATCCGAAGAAAGCATTATCTACTCTAAAAATTCAACGAGACAATATAGATCTCATAATCACAGATTATTATATGCCTGGTATGAACGGTTTACaactcaaaaaacaaatcactcAGGAATTTGGAAATTTACCGGTCTTAG TTATGTCATCGGACACCAACAAAGAAGAGGAGAGTTTAAGTTGTGGAGCGATGGGTTTCATTCCAAAACCCATACATCCTACTGACTTAACAAAGATTTACCAGTTTGCTTTAAGCAACAAGAGGAACGGTAAGTCAACACTATCGACCGAGCAAAACCACAAGGACGCAGATGTTAGTGTCCCTCAGCAAATCACGTTGGTTCCTGAGCAAGCTGACGTCTTAAAGACCAAGAGGAAGAACTGCTCATTTAAATCGGATTCAAGAACCGTGAACAGTACAAATGGAAGTTGTGTTAGTACGGATGGTTcaagaaaaaatcgaaaaagaaaacccaACGGTGGTCCTAGTGATGATGGCGAGTCTATGTCGCAACCcgcgaaaaagaaaaagattcagTGGACGGATTCTCTTCACGACCTATTCTTACAGGCTATCCGACATATTGGTCTTGATA AGGCGGTGCCAAAAAAGATCCTAGCGTTCATGAGCGTACCATACTTGACAAGAGAGAACGTAGCCAGCCATTTACAG AAATATCGGATATTCTTGAGAAGAGTTGCGGAGCAGGGTTTGTATAGCATGTTGTCGGATAGAGGCATAGACTCGATGTTTCGACAAACTCACATTAAGGAGCCGTACTTCAACTATTACACACCATCTACTTCTTGGTATGACACAAGGCTTAACAATAGATCATTCTATTCCAAACCCGTACATGGCTTTGGACAGTCTAAACTCTTGTCCACAACACGTGAGCCCGTCTGCTTCAACCAGATGCCTTACAACTACATGAACCGGTCATCCACCTATGAGCCGCACCGTATTGGATCTGGATCAAACTTGACGCTGCCCATCCAGAGCAACCTCAGTTTCCCAAACCAACCATCTCAaaacgaagaaagaagaagctttttcGAACCACCCGTGATGGCAAACAAAATCGCCCAAACATCTCAAGTTCTTGGGTTTGGACAACTTGGACCGTCAGCTATCAGTGGTCATAATTTCAACAATAACATGACGAGTAGATATGGAAGTTTGATTCCGAGCCAACCGGGACCTAGCCACTTCTCCTATGGGATGCAATCGTTCTTAAACAATGAGAACGTAACATATAACCCTCAGCCACCTGCCAATGCAACTACACAGCCAAATCTTGATGAACTTCCTCAACTGGAGAATCTCAACTTATACAATGATTTCGGCAACACTAGTGAGCTTCCTTACAACATAAGTAACTTTCAATTCGATGACAACAAG CATCAACAAGGAGAAGCGGATCCCACCAAATTTGAGCTCCCAGCTGCAAAATTTTCGACTGAACTGAATCATGAAGACGATGGTGACTGGACCTTCGTGAACATAAACCAG GGTCAATCTAATGGAGAAACATCGAACACTATTGCTTCTCCGGAGACTAATACTCCAATTTTGAACATTAACCATAATCAGAATCAG GGACAAGATGTTCCAGAGTTTAACGATTGGTCGTTTTTGGATCCACAG GAATTGGTTGATGACGACTTCATGAACTCTCTGTTCAACAATGACATGAATTGA